Below is a window of Brassica napus cultivar Da-Ae chromosome A5, Da-Ae, whole genome shotgun sequence DNA.
GACTGATAAACAGAAATGTATACATGCACAATtgcacataaatatataaactgcATTTATAGAGCACTTTAAAAGAAAAGTCCGAGATCTATCACATGAGACGATCTTACTTACACGAAGCTAAAAGCCCTTAATTTGCTccgtacatacatatatatatagacactTTTATACATGTTTGTGAAATGCATATACATCTGTACGGTCGGTGCGGAAGTCGGCGACCCCACTCATCAGGGGTCAAGAGGTTCTACCGAGAGGCTAGGCTCATTAGAAGGAGAAAAAGCCAAGAAAATTAGGAGAATCATGAGGAGGAGAGGGAGCAGGAGGAGCGTGGCTGGAGGAGGTGGAAGCGGTGGAAGGAACGGTGGCAGAATCAGAAGAAGCAGAGAGACAAAGAGAAGAACTGCGACGGATCTCGCCGTGATCAAAGAACTTCCGGTCAAACCCATCGGCTTGGGTGTGATGTCAACTCTCAGCCGTTGATTATGTACCATCATCTTTCATTAGTAGTAGTTTATCTACAAAAGAAATACTTCTGTTCTTTTGGTTTAGTGACTTAATAATCTTTCTGCGGTCTCTCTGCCTTTGTTTTTTCTCTGGCTCTCTACTTATAGTGTGGGAAATTGGGATAGTTGGAATATCTACGTCCATAAATGTTTATATTATTGTCCGGTGTACTTTTTACCTAGAAGTGTACATTTTCCATAATTACAACCTACACATTGTAATAAATCAATGTAACATGTAAAAATAGTTTACAATTTTTAAGCGGTTTtcaatttgattaatatttggcaaaatattttacttaaccaatttaatttgtttattgactttataaaaaaaaacttctagaAGAATAAAGGCATAAAGCTAAAcaagttagcaaaaaaaaaaagaagctaaacTAATATTTTACTGCAAGCAACGTGAAGAGGTAGATGCATGAACATCCGAAGCTTTATAGGTATGTTGACGGTGACCGGAGGCTGAAGTACTTTTCTGTACATTGTTTTTGAAGTTCCCAAGGCGGTTCTTTGTCTAAATTCGCCTTCTTTAGATCACAAATCTGACATAAAAACAATACATGATTATATACTGCATCTAATAAAACATTTAGACTttattatatgatatcacaaaataataaagataaatttaattttaccaGAAATTTGATTCtacttttcaaatttatattttaaaagataatcaTTTTTATGAATAACTAAATGTATGATGAAAAAGACTAAGCTAACTCtactaaatcatttataagtgtttaaaaattatttatatttttataaatacaacccaaccctaaatattaaaccaaaaacaataaatattaaatcctaaatcaaaatattttgatatttttaactaaattgttttttttttaaattggtattcagttaatagtattttaattaGTTTCTCAAAAAATATTGACTTCTTAATTTGCATTTTCTCATACCACAATTACTGAATATGCAGTAAAATAGAAGAAATACTCAGATTGTAGTGTGAACAATTGTTAGGAAATAAATGAACAGACGAACTAAACAGTATAATGGATTTATTTTGTtgaataaaatgtaaatattattgaTAACTATTAATTTGATTGACCAAAAACTAGCCATGTCATTAGTTACTTACGTGAGACATTTGGAGTAGTAAAACcagatttaattttaattatttatgtatgtcactacatatatatacattctTTTATATACATagtatcatcttcatcatcatatatcttgtatatatacacttacaaaacaattatatttcGCTTGTGTGTTTATcagataaaaacacaaacatGACAAACGTTGATGGTCAAGTGTTTTCATTTCCTTTATGTAATTCTCAGCTCGATTGGATTAGAATTCTACTGTGTGAGTTTTAAAAATGGACATACATTAGCCATTTAGCCTAAATACTAACCTTTGAATCTGAACGCTTGTGAAAACGTCATGAGAACTAAGAAATGATGTGCTTTTCCTTTTGCCAACAGTGATGCGGTTAATCACGGGTAAAACGTATTTCACTAAAAAGTTGGGTCACGCCTGTGAAAAATATTGAGAAATTTTCATTCCTAACTGGAGAATGCATTGCACCTAACTGCCTATTTTGTATACTTTCCCGTGTATTTGGCATTTCTTTGGTATTATTATTTGACCATTTGGTTATTTTCAACATTTTCCATTTTAAGtagtttcattttctttttggcCATCTCGTTCCCAACTTGGTAGGCTTTACAGCTTCGTTGATGCAGTAAGCCTAGAAAAGTTATATTCCCTTTTGCAGTGTTTTTTGttaccaacaaaaaaaagcaTTGAATCAATCGTTAGATATAGTTGAAGAAAAACTCAATGTTTAATCATTCGACagtctttttactttttaacaGCATATTGTATTACACATTAGTTACAATACTAGGTAATATATTCGAACATGTTATAATTCTTTGACagtacaaaatatttataaaaattaaaatcaagatataaatagaagatttcacattgaaaatatgaaagagacttaagtatatataagggatttggaCCACCGGCCAATCCACTTACCGCCAATTAGTTTTAGTTTGGAAGTCCAAGAAACTTGTCATAGTAATCAGAGCGGGTCCAACACTTTGACCCATTAATTCGGCATGAAAAGTGGTCCGATCATTCTATTAGCTGATGACCTACAAAAAGCTCAGTTCTTCAAAATagctagaaaaaaaacattatctcAAACAAGTATAATGGATTATGTGAGATTAATGGTTATATGCACCATTATTTCGAGGGATGATATTGGAGAGAAGATTCCACGTTGGAAATATGAAAGAtatttaagtaatatataagagatttagACCATCGGCTAATCCATTTACCGCCAATTAATTTTAAGCTGTAAGCCCAGAAAATTCTACAAAACAATGTTTCTGTCGGACAAATGATACAAGAATCATTTGTAATAATGTCTCATATAAATAATCTACTAGATGCTTATGTTTATAGTATTAACTTGTTTACTCAACAAATTCGTCTTCTCACCTTAATTATTGATTAAAAGAAACTGGGCCCTTGCTTCAAGTTATTAAATGTTgcttgttcaaaaaaaaactgagcCCCTCCAGTTAAGGCCCAAAATATGATCATTAACCTAGTCTTAGTCCCTTAATTATATCAGCTACAATTAGTATCGCAGGTAAAAGAGTATAACTACATGTTAATGCTGCGGTTGCTACCAATAGAAGAAACTTTCTGATTGTCTAGACCCATTCTTTGGTTTAGAGTTAGTTAGGGATCAAACAAAACACATCGAGTTCTTGTACTCGACAATtaacaaacctttttttttacaaaataaatttattatacaaAGGAAAACCTTCTTGCTTAAGCAGAAGGTACAAATTCATACTATTTCGATTCTAAACTTGAGTTTTAAGGAGagatacaaaagaaaagacCAAATCACATCAATAGTTATTGTATTATGTAGACGATTTTCCACATTTCTCGTACAAATACAACAACCTATCATTTAACTCTTCGAAATTCAGATTGCAATTATTCATCTGAAAATGCAAAGTGTAAAAGAGTCTCTCTCCTTGAGACCTTGAAGATGAAGCATCCATAAGAACCAACCCATCTTCTTCTGTTCCACTCAGTAAATTTCCAAACGAACACTTTACAGTCTGTAACGATGAAATTTGGACCATTACTTCTGTTTCACCGAGCCTAGTCGCAGATACAGTTGATGCATAACGTGTGCCCCCTTTCTCTGGATTACCGTTTTGGTCAGCGTAAACCAGATCCTTTTGACCCGAGATTTGGAAACAGAGGTCATCTTTCTTCTTTATGAGCTGCTTGACTTGCTCTTGCAGCTCTGGTATGTAGTTCAATGCATGTGAAACTGTTGCAGAAACACTTAACTTCTTCTgcaagaaatatttaaaataacagaTCTTTCATTGCGTTTAAAAACACGCATCACAgtgttttctatataaaaaaaataaaaagttgcaAAAGCAAATGAATAAGAAGTTATAGAAGTTTCAGGAAAGCATTTCATAAACGAAAAACCTTAATTACGATCTTATACTTTTATGTTCATTGTTTCTTTTGGATCAAATatgttgaatgttttttttggatcaaataaATATGTTGAATGTTTAACTTGTAAATTTTAATGCCTCTACGAGttttcgttttaattttttttttgaagtaaaaagtAAACTTATTTGAATTGATTGTTACCGATTGATCGGAAGCTGGAAGACAAGAACGAAGAGATGAGAACATAGTGTTGATCTTTTTGCGACGATCACGCTCACTCGCGTTGTGATTAAGCTTCTTCATCACGACCTGATTCTTTACCTCTAAAACTCCATGTCTCTCCGACGACGCATTCTGATGAGCCACCTCCAAGTCCGGCAACGGAAAATCAAGAAACGTGTTGGTTAGGTCGTCGTTTACAAAAAAGCTCTGGTCTCCACAAGGCCAGTCGAAATGGGGAAATAATGGCGGGACGAGTGCACACATTTTGTTTAGACAGTGTAAAGGATCTGTTTTTTCTTCGTCCTTTTTTCTAGAAGCTATTTCGGTTGGAATATGCTGGTGAGTTAGTTGGATTATTCATGTctcattatttatatatacacacggatacaaacaaaatagaaataaacaaaattatccAGTGTATAAATATAAACGAATATCTATGAtatgtaaattaaaataatactatAGGGCCAAATGTATGGGTCACGAGTGGACATGCGTTGTCACGTGGTTAAGTATTTTCTCCCCAAGCAGGAGCATGTTCCAAGGATCACCAGTTGACATACTACAGGCATGTACAACTTTTTAATAGTATGATATAATGAAATATAAGTTATCTATGGAATGATGTAACTCTATTTATGCCATTACACTAATCAAAATGTGGTAATGCGAAAACATAAACTACAAACgataaaaaaaactctaaatatTCTCTTAATGTGAtcgaatataaatttttaattagaaCTATGTATATTTTACATAACTATAAGGCCATGAATATTGGTTGGACTAAAAACAGAGTCCTTAggatattttaatcatatttgtaGTTTAGGACAATTATAAGGACTTTGGTTAATTTATGTGATTATTAGTGGGACTTTTGTTTGGtccttaagttttttttttttttgctgaaactTAAATATAGAAGATAAATCAAATTGAATAATTAATaagaaatcaaattttattcatttaattagaaaatttcaaacattttattacattgcaattacaaaacaaacacaaataaaaaaaaggaaacacacattttattcattatatAGCAATTTTAACCTTACCTTTAATTTGGAATATGTCCAAATTTAGcccatatatgttcaaccaaatcttGTTTTAATTGTTGATGGGTATGTGGATTCCGAACTTCTTGCCGACGAGCAATTGAACAGCCGGTATTTTTTGATCTTTTAACAGTAAAGTTTAAATCCTCATCTTCAAATTCTTCCAGAGTGTTTGCATCTTTTTCatcttcgacaatcatattatgaagtatgatacatgctttcataatatttccaattttttcTTTATCCCATAACTTAGAAGGATTTTTGACAACGGCAAATCTTGCTTGCAAGACTCCGAAGGCACGCTCAACATCTTTACGAACTGCTTCTTGGGTTGTAGCAAACTTTGTCTGCATTTCAGTTTGAGGTAGCCGaatagattgaataaaagttgcccatttaGGATATATACCATCTGCTAGATAATATGCTAGATGATACTCTTTTCCGTTGACATAATAGTTGACTTGTGGCGCGATGCCGTTAATAACGTCATCAAAAACAGGcgatcgatcaagaatattaagatcgttcatagtacctggagctccaaagaatgcatgccatatccagaggtcaTACGAAGCGACAGCCTCCAAGACAATAGTTGGTTTTCCGGTTCCGcgtgaatacattcctttccaagcggtgggacaattcttccactcccaatgcatacagtcgatgcttccaatcATTCCCGGAAATCCACGTTCCTCGTTCTCATATAGAAGTCTTTGCAGATCCTCCGGTGTGGGATGTCGTAGGTATTCATCGCCAAACAAGGAGATGATTCCCGCGGTAAAATTGTGCAAACATTTTCGAGCAGTTGTAGCAGCTAGACGTATATACTCGTCTACCATATCGGCCGCACCACCATATGCCAATTGTCGAATTGCTGCCGTACATTTTTGTAGAGGTGAAAGACTTCCTCGTCCGGTTGCATCTTCTGACGGTCGGAAATACGGAATTTCTGTGGAGAGGCGATGCACAATACGgaggaacaaatttttattcATCCTAAACCGTCTCC
It encodes the following:
- the LOC106454516 gene encoding protein ORGAN SIZE RELATED 1-like; translation: MMVHNQRLRVDITPKPMGLTGSSLITARSVAVLLFVSLLLLILPPFLPPLPPPPATLLLLPLLLMILLIFLAFSPSNEPSLSVEPLDP
- the LOC106450672 gene encoding transcription factor bHLH100; amino-acid sequence: MCALVPPLFPHFDWPCGDQSFFVNDDLTNTFLDFPLPDLEVAHQNASSERHGVLEVKNQVVMKKLNHNASERDRRKKINTMFSSLRSCLPASDQSKKLSVSATVSHALNYIPELQEQVKQLIKKKDDLCFQISGQKDLVYADQNGNPEKGGTRYASTVSATRLGETEVMVQISSLQTVKCSFGNLLSGTEEDGLVLMDASSSRSQGERLFYTLHFQMNNCNLNFEELNDRLLYLYEKCGKSST